In the genome of Candidatus Omnitrophota bacterium, the window CAGATAGCCAAGAAACATCGCTCAAATATTGAGATTAAATCCGACGCAAATTTGCACATTGAAGAAATAAACATCCGTTAAATTCCTTTGACTTTTTTGTTTAATTTTTGTTACGATAGATAAAAATTATAGTTTAACTAAAATTTTAAAAAAAATAGGAGGAGTAAAAAATGTATAAAAATACAGTAATATTTTTAATAGTGTGTTTTGTATTTCTTACCGGCTGCGCCTCTTTTTCTTTTCAAAAAAGAACACCTGCGGAAGAAGCGCTTCTACCTGCGCCTTTACTTAAATTTGCCGATGTTCCTGTTCCTCAAGGGTTCAAACTTATTGCTAATGAGTCCTTTATTTTTCAGAATGAAAACGGCCGGGTCGGTCTGTTGCGCTATAGTGGTTCTCCTACCGCAGACTTGGTAGTTAATTTTTACCGTGAGCAGATGCCCCAATACGGCTGGTTCCTCCTTAATATCGTGGAATATGGAAGAAGGGTGCTTAATTTTGAGAAACAGGAAGAGTCTTGTATTATCACTTTAGAACCCACGACTACCAAGACCATCATTAGCATTTCTCTGGCACCCAAATCCAAAACACCTGCTTTGAAAAAGAGCGAATCGCATAGCCTAACGGTTAAGTAATAGGTGAGGAACATATCGCTTTTTATTTCTCTGCGCCGAATAACCCAGATATTTTTCCTCTTTCTTTCTATCGGTTTTATTAGAAAAATTCTTTACTTTGATCCTCTGCTTAGTCTTTCTTTGATTTTTTCAACACGCAATTTGGCAAAATCATTTTTTGTCTCTCTTTTTATTTTAATTTTCACCATTGTTCTGGGAAGATTCTTCTGCGGTTGGTTTTGTCCCTTAGGCACTTTAAACCAAGCGGTTTCCTATATTTCAAAAAAGTTATTCTTCAAAAGAAGGAAGGAGCTTTATCATCCTGCCCAGAAAATAAAATATTTTATAACTATTGTTCTTTTGCTTTTAGCCATTTTTAGAATAAATCTTGCTGGGCTCTTTAGCCCTGTGGTTATTTTTTATCGCGGGTTTTATCTTATCGGCAGGGCGCTTTTTTCTCTATTTATTTTCCTGAATAAATATTTAAATATTTTTTCTATTGACCGCATCTTTTATTGGTTGGAGTGCAATATTGCAGATTTTTCTCCTCAATCTACGCGGTTAATTTCTGTGGTTAGTTTAGGGTTTATTATGATTTTGGCATTTAATTTATTTACCACGCGTTTCTGGTGTCGCTTCTTATGTCCGTTAGGAGGGTTTTTAGGGGTTATTTCCCGCAAAAGTATATTGCATATTCTAGGAAAGGGAAATTGCACTGGTTGTTTAAGATGTATAGAATTTTGCCAAGGGACTTGCAATCCCCACCTAAAAGAGAAATGGGTTAAACAGGAGTGTCTCTTTTGTATGCATTGTCTAAATTGTCCAGAAAAGAATTTGCAGTTGGGCACAAGGATATCTAAAGCCCACTTGCAGCGGTTGAATTATCAAAAAGTTGATTTTAGCCGGAGAGAATTTCTTTATACTCTGGGAGGGAGTGTTCTTTTTTATCCTTTGCTTAAATTCGGTTTTAAAAGAAGTATATCTTTGAAGGTCATTCGTCCCCCTGGAGCTATTGAAGAAAATGATTTTTTAAATCAATGTATCCGCTGTCAGGCCTGTATTAAACATTGTCCCACGCAATTTCTTCAGCCTCTTTTATTTGCAAGGGGTATTTCGTCTTTATTTACTCCCTATGGCAATGGTAGGATTGGCTATTGTAAATACACTTGCCATCTCTGTGGTATCGTTTGCCCTACGGGTGCGCTTAAGAATTTAACTCTTTCCCAGAAACAAAAATTTAAGATTGGGACTGCCTTTATTGATAAAAAACGTTGTCTTGTGTATGAGAAAGGAATAAATTGTTTAGCCTGTTATCGGCATTGTCCTCTTCAGGATAAGGCGATTATTTCTGTGAATATAGGAAGAGGTTTATCTGGACCAGAAATAGTTCCTGAAAGTTGTATTGGCTGTGCTCTGTGTGAGAACATTTGTCCCGCAGAAGCTATAAAGACTAAAGCAATTTAGGTTATGCACTATTTTTTGTGCGAGGGTTGGTTCATTTTGGAATAAATAATCCGCGTAATCTTTGTTTTTAATTTGAGAATCAGTGTAATCTGTGTCTTAAAATCTATGTAATTGCTGTTTTAAAAAAGATATTGACAGATAAGTATAGAATTGTTATAATTTTGGAAAAATAGAAAGGAGGGGGAAATGTTTAAAAACAAAGGTTTTACCTTGATTGAGTTGTTGATTGTTATTGCCATTATTGGTATTTTGGCCGCAGCAATTTTGCCCCGCTTTACCTCTTTCAATATTCAAGCAAGAACCAATACCACGCGGTCTAATTTAGCTGCCTTGCGTGGTGCCTTAATTCAGTATCGCGCCAATGAAGGAGACTGGCCTTCCAACTTAACGGCATTAGTTCCGGTATATATTGAAAAGATTCCCCTTGAATTGCTTTCTTCTGCTACCGGAAGTAGCAGTGTAACAATTGCCAATACTTCTGACGCTGCCGGGATGAGTAACACCGCCTTAAGGAATGCTACTGCCAGCGGTTGGATTTATGGTAATTATAATGCCACCGGCGATTCTACTTCTAAAGGTAGAACCATTCTTCCCGCAAGAACAGTGGCTGCAGATGGTTCTACGAGCACTAATGATTGGTAGGAATAAAGGTTTTATTGCGCCTTTTTTTGATTAATAAAAGAGAATAGTTCTAAAAGAGAAACAAAAGGAGGAACTGTTATCGCAAGAAGTAAGAGATTGATAGCAGGTTTTACTTTAATTGAATTACTAATTGTTATTGCCATTATTGGCATTTTAGCTTCTGCAGTTTTACCCCGCTTTACCTCTTTTAATATCCAGGCACGGACGGCTACTACGCGCGCAAACCTTTCTGCTTTAAGAGGGGCTTTGATTCAATATCGTGCTGCCGAAGGAGACTGGCCTTCCAACTTAACGGCATTAGTTCCGGTATATATTGAAAGGATTCCTTATGAATTAATTTCTAATGCTACAGGTAATAACAATGTGATAGTTGCCAATACTTCTGACGCTGCCGGGATGAGTAACACCGCCTTAAGGAATGCTACTGCCGGCGGTTGGATTTATGGTAATTATAATGCCACCGGCGATTCTACTTCTAAAGGTAGAACCATTCTTCCCGCAAGAACAGTGGCTGCAGATGGTTCTACTACCACCAATGATTGGTAGGGGTTTTCTATTTTATGCTTGATAAAAGGGTGCGTGTTCTTCTTATTTTTTCCTGCCTTTTCTTAATCTTTGTTTATTCCCTTCGCAATCTCTTTGATTTAGATATTTGGCTTCATTTAAAGACTGGAGAATATATTTTAAAAAATCTTCAATTTATCCGCGCAGATTTCTATTCCTACACTGCGGAAGGGAATCCTTGGCTTAACCTCCACTGGCTTTTTCAGGTTTTTGTTTATTTGATACAGCGCTATTTTGGCTTTGCGGGGATAATTATTGTTAAAACCATTTTTATTATTCTCGCTTTCTTTATTCTTTTTCGCATTGTTTATAAAAAAGAAAACTTTTTCTTCTGTATTCCTTTTTTTCTAATTGCCATTTTATCTTCCAAAGAGAGATTTTATGAACGTCCGGAATTTATCAGCTTTCTGTTTATTTCTCTCTATCTAAAGATTATTTACGATTTTCGTTTTAAAAAATCAGAATCTCTTTTTTTCCTACCTTTTCTACAAATTCTTTGGACAAATCTTCATGTTTTTTCATTTGTAGGGTTAGGAATATTAGTCGTTTTTCTAATTGGGGATTTAATTTCTTGGAAAATTACTCTTCCGTGGGATTGGAATAAGAACCATATCTTAAAGCATAGAGATTATTTTCTTTTTTTAAGGATATTCTTCTTATGTGTCTTGGCAAGTTTAATCAATCCTTTTGGATACAAAGTATTTTTTCTTGTCTTAGAACTGGTACGTTTTATGGGCAACCATCAAGAGATTCTTGCCGGCGGTATAAGTGAACTTATCCCCCCTTTTTCCCGCACTGGCTTCTTTTCTGGAGGGTATTTTTGGTATAAAATTCTTATTTTTTTGAGTCTTATTACTTTTCTTTTGCGTTTTCGAAGAATAGACCTAACCCATTTTTTTCTTTATGTTACTTTTCTCCATCTTTCTTTAACCTCGATTCGCAACATTGTTCTTTTCAGCATGCTCGGTTATGTAATTTCTATAGACAATTTAAATAATTTTTTATTCTATACAAAACCCTTCCCCAAGACAAAAGTTATTAATTTCTTAAGGTTCTTGATGAAATCTGCCATTTATTTATCTGTTTTGATTATCGTGACTATTACTGTTTACCAAGAATTTACTTTTACTTATTATATGGAGGGTAAATTAGAGAAGAAATTCGGTTTGCATAAATCTTGTTTTTACCCTGATGGGCAAATTGATTTTATTATAAATAATAATATTCGGGGAAATATTTTTAATTCTTTCGGTTTTGGGACTTACTTGATTTATAGATGTTTTCCTGAAAGAAAGGTTTTTATTGATGGAAGAACCGGCGTCTACGGGGAAGAATTCTTGCGCTATTATACGGATATTTATCTCTATCCTGCTACCTTGGAACACATGTTTGATAAATACAAAATTGACTATATTCTTTTGGATATTAAGGCAGCTTCCCTATTTAAGAGAATTTATCAAGACAAAACGCATTGGCGCTTGGTATATTTTGGACATAATGGAGCGGTCTTTATAAAAAACAAACCCGATTATAAGAAACTGATTGAAAAGTATGAAATTGAATTAGAAAAACTTCCGCTAGATCCAGTGGGGGAATACAAAAATCTAAGAAAAAGGCCTTTTCCCATCTCTTGCTTTTCTAAAGGTGAGCTTTTTTTGAATCTTGGATTATATAGGCGTGCGGAAGAA includes:
- a CDS encoding prepilin-type N-terminal cleavage/methylation domain-containing protein — protein: MFKNKGFTLIELLIVIAIIGILAAAILPRFTSFNIQARTNTTRSNLAALRGALIQYRANEGDWPSNLTALVPVYIEKIPLELLSSATGSSSVTIANTSDAAGMSNTALRNATASGWIYGNYNATGDSTSKGRTILPARTVAADGSTSTNDW
- a CDS encoding prepilin-type N-terminal cleavage/methylation domain-containing protein encodes the protein MIAGFTLIELLIVIAIIGILASAVLPRFTSFNIQARTATTRANLSALRGALIQYRAAEGDWPSNLTALVPVYIERIPYELISNATGNNNVIVANTSDAAGMSNTALRNATAGGWIYGNYNATGDSTSKGRTILPARTVAADGSTTTNDW
- a CDS encoding tetratricopeptide repeat protein, which codes for MLDKRVRVLLIFSCLFLIFVYSLRNLFDLDIWLHLKTGEYILKNLQFIRADFYSYTAEGNPWLNLHWLFQVFVYLIQRYFGFAGIIIVKTIFIILAFFILFRIVYKKENFFFCIPFFLIAILSSKERFYERPEFISFLFISLYLKIIYDFRFKKSESLFFLPFLQILWTNLHVFSFVGLGILVVFLIGDLISWKITLPWDWNKNHILKHRDYFLFLRIFFLCVLASLINPFGYKVFFLVLELVRFMGNHQEILAGGISELIPPFSRTGFFSGGYFWYKILIFLSLITFLLRFRRIDLTHFFLYVTFLHLSLTSIRNIVLFSMLGYVISIDNLNNFLFYTKPFPKTKVINFLRFLMKSAIYLSVLIIVTITVYQEFTFTYYMEGKLEKKFGLHKSCFYPDGQIDFIINNNIRGNIFNSFGFGTYLIYRCFPERKVFIDGRTGVYGEEFLRYYTDIYLYPATLEHMFDKYKIDYILLDIKAASLFKRIYQDKTHWRLVYFGHNGAVFIKNKPDYKKLIEKYEIELEKLPLDPVGEYKNLRKRPFPISCFSKGELFLNLGLYRRAEEEYRLGLQINPRVEGFYNNLGVVYQNEGRIDLAIEYYKKALERNPNLFNSLLNLGAIYQERGELENALKLYKKILPPRFAPNATLYNHLGDIYRRKGLLREALLYFERAISLEPERFEFYYNQGLVLLDMGRVNHALDAFYKARDLEPSSAIIYNNIAACFIALGRYHQAERELKRALELDPNLEEAKENLKKLPLK
- a CDS encoding 4Fe-4S binding protein gives rise to the protein MRNISLFISLRRITQIFFLFLSIGFIRKILYFDPLLSLSLIFSTRNLAKSFFVSLFILIFTIVLGRFFCGWFCPLGTLNQAVSYISKKLFFKRRKELYHPAQKIKYFITIVLLLLAIFRINLAGLFSPVVIFYRGFYLIGRALFSLFIFLNKYLNIFSIDRIFYWLECNIADFSPQSTRLISVVSLGFIMILAFNLFTTRFWCRFLCPLGGFLGVISRKSILHILGKGNCTGCLRCIEFCQGTCNPHLKEKWVKQECLFCMHCLNCPEKNLQLGTRISKAHLQRLNYQKVDFSRREFLYTLGGSVLFYPLLKFGFKRSISLKVIRPPGAIEENDFLNQCIRCQACIKHCPTQFLQPLLFARGISSLFTPYGNGRIGYCKYTCHLCGIVCPTGALKNLTLSQKQKFKIGTAFIDKKRCLVYEKGINCLACYRHCPLQDKAIISVNIGRGLSGPEIVPESCIGCALCENICPAEAIKTKAI